A window of the Pelagicoccus enzymogenes genome harbors these coding sequences:
- a CDS encoding DNA glycosylase AlkZ-like family protein gives MYPDLDTALAELAFVQADPIRCPARAQDLILRQRVAGYAAGEFERQFPKMEAEEGYLFAYGFMRPDVWRSASRRSTAELGEREREVLAAVAERGDVHPRDLDERFGKESVRNYWGGRSKATKRILEDLHDDGFLRVCRRDNGVRVYQVPPKGVDAPLSPVERYRNLLLTTAHVFGPTSARFLLQELGYHRQLLDTRKERLDLVNRLLEEGALHALEVEGVPYVWIREEWQNEEVPERVRILAPFDPLVRNRERFEQLWGWSYRFEAYVPAAKRERGYYAMPLLWVDRVIGWANAKVESGRLKVDFGYVGKRPRGKAFRSLAEAEVEAMALFLGLESGAWEAGI, from the coding sequence ATGTATCCGGATCTGGATACAGCTTTGGCGGAGCTGGCGTTTGTGCAGGCGGATCCCATTCGCTGTCCAGCCAGAGCTCAGGACTTGATCTTGCGGCAGCGGGTTGCGGGGTATGCGGCGGGTGAGTTTGAGCGTCAGTTTCCCAAGATGGAGGCGGAGGAAGGATACCTTTTTGCTTATGGGTTCATGCGCCCGGATGTTTGGCGAAGCGCGAGCAGGCGATCGACTGCGGAGCTGGGAGAACGTGAACGCGAAGTATTGGCTGCGGTCGCTGAACGCGGCGACGTTCACCCTCGGGATTTGGACGAGCGGTTCGGAAAGGAGTCGGTGCGGAATTATTGGGGTGGTCGTTCAAAGGCGACCAAGCGCATTCTTGAAGACTTGCACGACGACGGATTTTTGAGGGTGTGTCGTCGGGATAATGGAGTGCGCGTTTACCAAGTGCCACCCAAGGGAGTAGACGCTCCGCTTTCTCCGGTCGAGCGATATCGAAATCTCCTCTTGACGACGGCGCATGTTTTTGGACCCACATCGGCGCGTTTCCTTCTCCAAGAGTTGGGCTACCATCGGCAACTTTTGGATACGCGGAAAGAACGCTTGGATTTAGTGAACCGCTTGCTGGAGGAGGGGGCGCTTCACGCTCTTGAGGTCGAAGGGGTTCCCTATGTTTGGATACGCGAGGAATGGCAGAACGAGGAGGTGCCGGAGCGAGTGCGAATCTTGGCGCCTTTCGACCCTTTGGTGCGGAATCGGGAACGCTTCGAGCAGCTTTGGGGTTGGAGCTATCGCTTTGAAGCTTATGTGCCTGCCGCTAAGCGGGAGCGTGGCTACTATGCGATGCCGTTGCTCTGGGTGGACCGAGTGATTGGTTGGGCGAATGCCAAGGTGGAAAGTGGGCGCTTGAAAGTAGATTTTGGATACGTGGGCAAGCGTCCTCGCGGGAAAGCGTTTCGAAGTTTGGCGGAAGCTGAGGTCGAGGCGATGGCTCTCTTTTTGGGGCTGGAAAGTGGAGCTTGGGAGGCTGGAATTTGA
- the feoB gene encoding ferrous iron transport protein B, whose translation MADEKIPSEGGMVRIALLGNPNTGKSTLFNCLTGLRQKVGNYPGVTVQRKVGRMVYGKNIAEIIDLPGTYSLAADSPDERVVVDALLGEMETVERPDLVLFIADATNLQRNLFLAYQTAQLGIPMVVAVNHWDSARKRNIRIDMKALGQALGVPVVPISAARAEGITELKEVVAGALVSKPHMVEAEWPKSVEAALEAARSALPESVQPKATRAVLHRSVFDEDRSFFVRQGASSEEAGNAIEAGRQKLFKGGLNPGNAETVLLYRQIKERIAPCIELDTTRTGSGSESIDSILTHKVWGLLAFLGLMYVVFQSVYSWAGPFMDLIDAGKGLVQDQVGSFLTQWPMLQSLATDGIVEGVGAVVIFLPQILILFFFITLLEDTGYMARAAFLMDKLFSWCGLSGKSFVPLLSSYACAIPGVMATRTIQDPKARVITILLAPFMSCSARLPVYVLMIGAFIEPRYGAAVAGASLFAMHFVGLLVAMPFVYVANKYILKIPPQPFVLEMPSYQVPKVRDVLMRMYTQGKEFVKNAGTVIFAITIVIWALLYFPRSEELAEQVRLEYVANAAAEKGMTTAEVEALLEADEESAAALERKIDSAYIEQSYLGRIGKTVQPVFAWAGFDWKITVGVIASFPAREVIISTLGIIYSLGGDVDEESGDLRDVMANQKWQEGERAGQPIFTIPVVSAIMVFFALCQQCGATVAIISQETSWKYGVFSFVFMTTLAWVAAVLVYQLGSLL comes from the coding sequence GTGGCAGATGAAAAAATCCCGTCCGAGGGCGGAATGGTACGAATTGCTCTTCTAGGAAACCCAAACACGGGCAAGAGCACTCTTTTCAATTGCCTCACGGGGCTGCGCCAGAAGGTGGGCAACTATCCGGGCGTGACGGTCCAGCGCAAGGTGGGTCGCATGGTGTACGGCAAGAACATTGCCGAAATCATAGACCTGCCGGGGACCTACAGCCTGGCGGCGGACTCGCCGGACGAACGGGTGGTTGTAGATGCTTTGTTGGGGGAGATGGAGACGGTGGAACGTCCGGACCTGGTGCTCTTCATCGCCGATGCCACCAACCTGCAACGGAATTTGTTTCTCGCCTACCAGACTGCCCAATTGGGTATCCCCATGGTGGTCGCGGTCAATCATTGGGATTCGGCTCGCAAGCGAAACATCCGCATCGACATGAAGGCCCTGGGCCAGGCATTGGGCGTCCCGGTAGTGCCTATTTCCGCTGCTCGAGCCGAGGGCATCACCGAGCTCAAGGAAGTCGTGGCGGGGGCGTTGGTCTCGAAGCCGCACATGGTCGAGGCCGAGTGGCCCAAGTCGGTGGAGGCTGCCTTGGAGGCAGCCCGCTCCGCTTTGCCGGAATCGGTGCAGCCCAAGGCGACGCGAGCGGTCTTGCACCGTAGCGTCTTCGACGAGGATCGCAGTTTTTTCGTGCGGCAGGGCGCCAGCTCGGAAGAAGCTGGGAATGCGATCGAGGCGGGGCGGCAGAAGCTTTTCAAAGGAGGCTTGAATCCGGGCAATGCGGAAACGGTTTTGCTGTACCGGCAGATTAAGGAGAGAATCGCCCCTTGCATCGAATTGGATACGACCCGGACGGGGAGCGGAAGCGAGTCGATCGACTCTATCCTGACGCACAAGGTCTGGGGCTTGCTCGCTTTTCTTGGATTGATGTACGTGGTCTTCCAATCGGTCTACAGTTGGGCAGGGCCGTTTATGGACTTGATCGACGCGGGGAAGGGGCTGGTGCAGGATCAAGTGGGAAGCTTTCTTACCCAATGGCCCATGCTGCAGAGCTTGGCCACGGATGGTATCGTGGAAGGCGTGGGAGCGGTTGTCATCTTTCTCCCGCAAATCCTGATCCTTTTCTTCTTCATAACCTTGTTGGAAGATACTGGATACATGGCTCGAGCGGCTTTTCTGATGGACAAGCTTTTCAGTTGGTGCGGCCTGTCTGGCAAAAGTTTCGTGCCGCTGCTCTCCAGCTATGCTTGCGCCATTCCAGGCGTGATGGCGACGCGCACCATTCAGGATCCCAAGGCCCGGGTCATCACGATCTTGCTCGCGCCGTTCATGAGCTGCTCGGCTCGTTTGCCGGTTTACGTGCTGATGATCGGAGCTTTTATCGAACCGCGCTACGGAGCGGCCGTCGCTGGTGCCAGCTTGTTTGCCATGCACTTTGTCGGGCTCTTGGTAGCCATGCCGTTCGTGTATGTTGCGAACAAATACATCCTCAAGATTCCGCCTCAGCCTTTTGTTCTCGAAATGCCGTCTTACCAAGTGCCGAAGGTTCGCGACGTTTTGATGCGCATGTACACCCAGGGGAAGGAGTTCGTCAAGAACGCGGGCACCGTCATCTTTGCAATCACCATCGTCATCTGGGCCTTGCTGTACTTCCCGCGCAGCGAGGAGCTTGCAGAGCAAGTAAGGCTTGAATACGTCGCCAACGCGGCGGCGGAGAAGGGAATGACTACGGCTGAAGTGGAGGCCTTGCTCGAGGCGGACGAAGAATCTGCGGCCGCCCTCGAACGTAAGATTGATTCCGCCTACATCGAGCAGAGTTACTTGGGAAGGATAGGGAAAACGGTACAGCCCGTTTTCGCTTGGGCTGGCTTCGACTGGAAGATCACGGTTGGGGTGATTGCCAGCTTCCCGGCGCGTGAGGTCATTATTTCGACCTTGGGAATCATCTACAGCCTAGGCGGCGATGTCGACGAGGAGAGCGGCGACCTGCGTGACGTAATGGCGAACCAGAAGTGGCAGGAGGGCGAGAGGGCAGGGCAGCCGATCTTTACGATCCCTGTGGTTTCGGCTATCATGGTGTTCTTCGCGCTCTGCCAGCAGTGCGGCGCTACCGTCGCTATCATTTCGCAAGAGACGAGCTGGAAGTATGGCGTGTTCTCTTTCGTTTTCATGACGACTTTGGCATGGGTCGCCGCGGTGTTGGTCTACCAGCTTGGTAGTTTGTTGTGA
- a CDS encoding FeoA family protein, with amino-acid sequence MKTLNDLTQGQSARISCYMPRFAAARRLMELGLMPGTTVRFVKAAPLGDPIALEVDGRHLSLRRVDAAQITVQAI; translated from the coding sequence TTGAAAACGCTTAACGATCTTACTCAGGGACAGTCCGCTCGCATTAGTTGCTACATGCCGCGTTTCGCTGCGGCGAGGCGCTTGATGGAGCTGGGACTGATGCCGGGGACGACGGTGAGATTCGTGAAGGCGGCTCCTCTGGGCGATCCTATCGCATTGGAAGTGGATGGGCGCCATCTCAGCTTGCGTCGGGTGGACGCGGCCCAGATCACGGTGCAGGCGATTTAG
- a CDS encoding FeoB-associated Cys-rich membrane protein, producing the protein MNITAETLVVAAIVLLAGTYLVRRYLRNRRAKAESPCGGGTCGCSAAKPPARSR; encoded by the coding sequence ATGAACATCACAGCTGAAACCCTTGTCGTGGCCGCCATCGTGCTGCTCGCCGGAACCTATCTGGTCCGGCGCTACCTCCGCAACCGACGGGCAAAGGCCGAAAGCCCTTGCGGCGGCGGCACCTGCGGTTGCTCCGCAGCTAAGCCCCCAGCCCGCTCCCGCTGA
- a CDS encoding alpha-L-arabinofuranosidase C-terminal domain-containing protein has product MTYPALRPRFFSRIRSLFRPSLAAALLTSSQIAAAAVELKVDLKAEKKAISTDLVGIFYEDLNYAADGGLYAELIQNRSFEYSATEQASWGPFSFWDLVESEGGKGRLGLGNARPVHVNNPHYLLLNVEAAGVGVGIANEGFDQIPVEAGEAYEASFWAYQAYMGRKWGGAQEEEEQPMPMLARLENEAGEVIAEAEFLIAGREWTQHSATLVPIKSTDKARFVLLAQKAGGVAIDMVSLFPHDTFSGRKNGLRKDLAQSIADLEPKFMRFPGGCLVHGQGIHQYYDWKDSVGPVEQRKAFRNSWGYHQTLGLGYFEYFQFCEDMGAIPIPVVSAGVCCQHAGDSPNRGQEGLPLDEMPDYIDDVLDLIEWANGPADSEWGAVRAAAGHPEPFGLKYLGVGNEDAITSIFKVRFKMIRDAIAKRHPEIVVVGTVGPFASGEDYDNGWEFSRELDLDIIDEHYYVEPNWFWENQQRYDAYDRESAEVYIGEYAAHEPDRANTMRSAIAEAAGLVSFERNADIVRFASYAPLLSRRGHTQWRPDLIYFDATEVYPSLNYEVQRLFSVNAGDFALPFRVSGLAEGKKLAASVVHDSESADTIVKVVNGESEAISATIDLSSAAQRQFRMRAIIFAHEVASAVNRDGEAPVAVPEEESGSVGSRFDRSFPANSLTILRLR; this is encoded by the coding sequence ATGACTTACCCCGCCCTCCGCCCCCGTTTCTTTTCTCGGATTCGTTCGCTTTTTCGGCCGTCCTTGGCCGCCGCTCTTTTGACTTCCTCGCAAATAGCAGCTGCCGCTGTCGAACTTAAGGTTGATCTCAAAGCGGAGAAGAAAGCGATTAGCACGGACTTGGTGGGGATTTTCTATGAGGACCTCAACTATGCGGCGGATGGCGGGCTCTATGCGGAGCTGATCCAGAATCGATCTTTTGAATACAGCGCGACCGAGCAAGCGAGCTGGGGGCCGTTCTCCTTTTGGGACCTGGTCGAATCCGAGGGCGGCAAAGGACGATTGGGGCTCGGCAACGCCCGCCCGGTGCACGTTAACAATCCGCACTATCTGCTGCTCAATGTCGAGGCGGCTGGTGTGGGTGTGGGGATTGCGAACGAGGGATTTGACCAGATTCCGGTCGAGGCGGGCGAGGCCTATGAAGCTTCGTTTTGGGCTTACCAGGCCTACATGGGAAGGAAGTGGGGTGGTGCTCAGGAAGAGGAAGAGCAGCCGATGCCGATGCTGGCGCGCCTCGAAAACGAAGCGGGCGAAGTGATCGCGGAGGCGGAGTTTTTAATCGCGGGGCGAGAATGGACTCAACACAGCGCGACCTTGGTGCCGATCAAGTCGACCGACAAGGCGCGTTTCGTTTTGCTTGCCCAGAAGGCGGGAGGGGTCGCCATCGATATGGTGTCGTTGTTTCCCCATGACACCTTCTCGGGTCGCAAGAATGGCTTGCGCAAGGACTTGGCCCAGTCGATCGCCGACCTGGAGCCCAAGTTTATGCGTTTCCCGGGAGGGTGTCTGGTGCATGGGCAGGGAATCCATCAGTACTATGACTGGAAGGACAGCGTGGGGCCGGTGGAGCAGCGCAAAGCCTTCCGCAATTCCTGGGGCTACCACCAGACGCTTGGGTTAGGCTACTTCGAGTACTTCCAGTTTTGCGAGGACATGGGCGCGATCCCGATTCCCGTGGTCTCGGCTGGGGTGTGCTGCCAGCACGCCGGCGACAGCCCGAACCGTGGGCAGGAGGGGCTGCCGCTGGACGAAATGCCCGATTACATCGATGACGTCTTGGATTTGATCGAGTGGGCGAATGGTCCCGCTGATTCAGAATGGGGTGCGGTGCGAGCAGCGGCCGGACATCCGGAACCCTTTGGACTGAAGTATCTGGGAGTGGGGAACGAGGACGCAATCACCTCGATCTTCAAGGTACGCTTCAAGATGATTCGAGATGCGATCGCGAAACGTCATCCTGAAATCGTGGTCGTCGGAACGGTGGGACCTTTCGCGAGCGGGGAGGACTACGACAACGGTTGGGAATTTTCGCGGGAACTCGATTTGGACATCATCGACGAGCATTACTACGTGGAGCCGAATTGGTTCTGGGAAAACCAACAGCGATACGATGCTTACGACCGGGAGAGCGCGGAAGTTTACATCGGCGAGTACGCAGCCCACGAACCAGACCGTGCCAACACGATGCGTTCCGCGATCGCCGAGGCGGCGGGCTTGGTGAGCTTCGAGCGTAATGCGGACATCGTACGCTTCGCCTCGTACGCACCGCTTCTCTCGCGTCGTGGACATACGCAGTGGCGCCCGGACCTGATTTACTTTGACGCGACGGAGGTGTATCCGTCTTTAAACTACGAGGTGCAGCGCTTGTTCAGCGTTAACGCCGGAGATTTCGCTTTGCCGTTTCGTGTATCCGGATTGGCTGAAGGCAAAAAGCTGGCGGCCTCCGTGGTTCACGATTCCGAGTCGGCCGACACTATCGTGAAAGTGGTCAACGGCGAGTCGGAGGCTATCTCAGCGACGATTGACTTGAGCTCGGCTGCACAGAGGCAGTTCCGAATGCGAGCTATCATCTTTGCCCACGAGGTTGCGAGCGCGGTCAATCGGGACGGGGAAGCTCCGGTCGCGGTTCCCGAGGAGGAGAGTGGCAGTGTGGGGAGCCGCTTCGATCGATCTTTCCCGGCGAACTCGTTGACGATCCTGCGGCTGAGATAG
- a CDS encoding AraC family transcriptional regulator — translation MKPKTVSKLGLEGGSGSGVAQGELPSFISEQVEDGDYFFLNVSDSKQAGFSLACGGVERCASSYRLSRSEFRFIGIEYVISGSARVVVAGREFVARRGTLFGYRPNESLLIESLGDAPLVKGFIDLYGSRVEALFSRTAMAEGQPIQYAGTSWMEHNFRQIVARAKDGGAQAIQFCELTAEGLLLHASDEGELNRNRLSNSYSSYLKCRSEIQSNFREVDTVAELASRVGYDQAYISRLFQRFDHEGPYAYLTRTKMNEAARLLMHESLSVKEVGWAIGFHDPAHFSRVFKKTFGVSPKHFVGSVMR, via the coding sequence ATGAAGCCGAAGACTGTATCGAAGCTCGGGCTGGAGGGAGGCTCCGGCAGTGGCGTTGCTCAAGGGGAGTTGCCGAGCTTCATCTCGGAGCAGGTTGAGGACGGGGACTATTTTTTCCTCAACGTAAGCGACTCCAAGCAGGCTGGGTTTTCGCTGGCCTGCGGAGGGGTGGAGCGGTGCGCCTCGAGCTATCGTCTGAGCCGAAGCGAGTTTCGATTTATCGGAATCGAGTACGTTATTTCTGGCTCGGCTCGCGTGGTGGTGGCTGGCAGGGAGTTTGTGGCGAGGCGTGGCACGCTTTTTGGATACCGGCCGAACGAGAGCTTGCTCATCGAGTCCTTGGGGGACGCTCCTTTGGTCAAGGGCTTCATCGACCTTTACGGTTCGCGGGTGGAAGCGCTTTTTTCGCGAACTGCGATGGCGGAAGGGCAGCCTATCCAGTATGCGGGAACGAGCTGGATGGAGCACAACTTTCGTCAGATTGTGGCCCGGGCGAAGGATGGAGGAGCGCAGGCGATCCAGTTTTGCGAGCTCACGGCGGAGGGGCTCCTGTTGCATGCCAGCGACGAAGGGGAGCTGAATCGGAATCGGCTCTCGAATTCTTACAGCAGTTATCTGAAGTGCCGCTCGGAGATCCAGTCGAATTTTCGGGAAGTGGATACGGTGGCGGAATTGGCTTCTCGCGTAGGCTACGACCAAGCCTATATCTCGCGCCTTTTCCAGCGTTTCGACCACGAAGGTCCATATGCGTACTTGACCCGGACAAAGATGAACGAAGCCGCCCGCTTGTTGATGCACGAGTCGCTCTCCGTGAAAGAGGTCGGCTGGGCGATCGGCTTTCACGATCCGGCGCACTTCTCGAGGGTGTTCAAGAAGACCTTCGGCGTTTCGCCCAAGCATTTCGTTGGCTCGGTGATGCGCTAG
- a CDS encoding ThuA domain-containing protein, with the protein MKFASIVFVAFSLSVSASVLHAKQFSALVFSDAYDQYHHRNVPAVREAFEFLSKKHFFDLTWVERDAEFGKQTFADFDVIVFVSANPCELSEEKRVEFQKYVASGGGIVGIHSASATAKEEKRWMWWEELVGRVFLSHPPRQTGLIEVVDREFPACLHLDQKWIWTDEWYTFATPFPENLNVLLEVDEKSYYPQEKHVMGESHPIAWYHEAFGGRVFYSALGHIEESYADHDFQQHIFGGMLWAVGERDPKW; encoded by the coding sequence ATGAAGTTTGCCTCGATTGTTTTTGTTGCCTTTTCGCTTTCTGTATCCGCATCGGTGTTACACGCCAAGCAGTTCTCGGCCTTGGTTTTTTCCGACGCCTACGACCAGTACCATCATCGCAACGTGCCGGCAGTGCGGGAGGCGTTCGAGTTCTTGTCCAAGAAGCATTTTTTCGATCTGACCTGGGTGGAGCGGGATGCAGAGTTTGGAAAGCAGACCTTCGCCGATTTTGACGTGATCGTCTTCGTGAGCGCCAACCCCTGCGAGTTGAGCGAGGAGAAGCGTGTGGAGTTTCAGAAGTACGTCGCATCAGGGGGCGGAATCGTGGGGATCCATTCCGCTTCGGCCACGGCCAAGGAGGAGAAGCGTTGGATGTGGTGGGAAGAGCTCGTTGGGAGAGTTTTCTTGTCGCACCCGCCGCGGCAGACTGGATTGATCGAGGTGGTGGATAGGGAGTTTCCAGCTTGCCTGCACCTTGACCAGAAGTGGATTTGGACGGACGAGTGGTATACTTTTGCCACTCCCTTTCCGGAGAACTTGAACGTGCTCCTGGAGGTGGACGAGAAAAGCTACTATCCGCAAGAGAAGCACGTGATGGGCGAATCGCATCCGATCGCTTGGTACCACGAGGCTTTTGGCGGGCGCGTTTTCTACTCGGCTCTCGGGCACATAGAGGAGAGCTACGCGGATCACGATTTCCAGCAGCACATTTTCGGGGGAATGCTATGGGCGGTGGGCGAGCGTGATCCGAAGTGGTAG
- the fucP gene encoding L-fucose:H+ symporter permease, which translates to MKQDSPELGASSLSDRVIQPRYLYPFILVTSLFALWGFANDITNPMVAAFKNVLLLSNTESSLVQSAFYGGYCFMAIPAAIFIKRFSYKSGILMGLALYVSGCFLFVPASGMQQFAPFLLAYFIMTCGLSFLETTANPYVLSMGTEATATRRLNLAQAFNPMGSIAGMFVAKEFILARLDTASEEERRALVDTDVAQFDAIAKSDLAVITGPYIVLGIVVAVVFLVFAFTKFPHTTSPGRQPLDLGGTFGRLMKRPVYVWGVVAQAFYVGAQIMCWTFIIQYAGATLGMSKADAQGYNIVAMVIFVSSRFICTFVLKYFRPGQLLCFLAVGGGALTLGVIFLPGMVGLWCLVGVSACMSLMFPTIYGLALDGLGDDAKLASAGLILAIGGGCLMPPLQAMIIDQEQVLGLMGVRASFALPLLCFVAIAAYGFFSNRAARVS; encoded by the coding sequence ATGAAACAAGATTCCCCTGAACTTGGCGCGTCGTCTCTGTCGGATCGCGTGATCCAGCCCCGTTACCTTTATCCCTTCATCCTCGTGACGAGCCTTTTTGCGCTCTGGGGATTTGCGAACGATATCACTAATCCCATGGTAGCGGCCTTCAAGAACGTGCTGCTGCTGAGCAATACGGAAAGTTCGCTGGTCCAATCGGCTTTCTATGGTGGCTATTGTTTCATGGCGATCCCGGCGGCCATCTTCATCAAGCGTTTCAGCTACAAGTCGGGCATCCTGATGGGCTTGGCTCTGTATGTTTCGGGGTGCTTCCTTTTCGTGCCGGCCAGCGGCATGCAGCAGTTCGCTCCCTTTCTTTTGGCCTACTTCATTATGACCTGTGGCTTGTCGTTCTTGGAAACGACAGCGAATCCGTACGTGCTTTCGATGGGGACGGAAGCGACCGCCACGAGACGTTTGAATTTGGCTCAGGCGTTCAATCCCATGGGATCCATCGCCGGCATGTTCGTGGCCAAGGAATTCATTTTGGCCCGGCTAGATACGGCATCCGAGGAAGAGCGTCGCGCTTTGGTGGATACGGATGTTGCTCAGTTTGATGCGATTGCGAAGAGCGACTTGGCGGTGATTACGGGGCCTTACATCGTTCTGGGAATCGTGGTTGCGGTGGTGTTTCTGGTATTCGCCTTTACGAAGTTTCCCCACACGACGAGTCCTGGCCGCCAGCCCTTGGACTTGGGTGGGACGTTCGGCCGTTTGATGAAGCGGCCTGTTTACGTTTGGGGCGTAGTGGCCCAAGCCTTTTACGTAGGAGCCCAAATCATGTGTTGGACCTTCATCATACAATACGCGGGAGCGACGCTGGGAATGAGCAAAGCCGATGCCCAAGGCTATAACATCGTCGCGATGGTGATTTTCGTATCCAGCCGTTTCATCTGTACCTTTGTCCTGAAGTATTTCCGTCCGGGGCAGTTGCTTTGTTTCTTGGCGGTCGGCGGAGGCGCTTTGACCTTGGGCGTTATCTTCTTGCCCGGCATGGTTGGGCTCTGGTGCTTGGTGGGAGTCTCCGCCTGTATGTCGCTGATGTTTCCCACGATCTATGGCTTGGCCTTGGATGGCTTGGGAGACGACGCGAAGCTAGCGTCCGCGGGACTTATCCTCGCGATCGGGGGCGGTTGTCTGATGCCGCCGCTGCAGGCGATGATTATCGACCAAGAGCAAGTGCTGGGATTGATGGGCGTGCGAGCGTCCTTCGCTCTGCCCTTGCTCTGTTTCGTCGCGATCGCGGCTTATGGCTTTTTCTCGAACCGAGCCGCTCGGGTTTCTTGA
- a CDS encoding L-fucose isomerase, whose protein sequence is MTEANAALSPWKGELPRIGIRPTIDGRLGGVRESLEEQTMEQARSVVELLTKVLRYPNGKPVECVVADTCIGGVAEASAAAEKFRKEGVAVTITVTPCWCYGSETMDMDPHTVKAIWGFNGTERPGAVYLAAVLAAHTQKGLPAFGIYGKDVQPAGTKEIPADVAEKLLNFARCGLAVGLMKGRSYLSMGGTSMGIAGSMVDSSMWEKYFGMRVEAIDLTEFVGRLQKDQFDQEEFKKAKAWVAENCPEGKDYNSDETKRSRESLDSEWDVSIKMALIARDLMVGNPKLAEMGLGEQAHGHSAIAAGFQGQRQWTDHFPNGDFLEAILNTSFDWNGKRPPYIVATENDAMNGAGMLLGHLLTNSAQVFADLRTYWSMDAIAQASGERFSHELVGDGILHLINSGPAALDGTGQQGDSDGNPTMKPYWEIEDSEVDACLQATTWHPSVTEYFPGGGWSTRFKTRGGMASTMIRLNLVDGLGPALQIAEGYSIELPETIHDALDDRTNPTWPTTWFAPTLTGEGAFRSAYEVMNSWGANHCVLTCGHVGHLYITLASMLRIPVYMHNVSEERIFRPSSWKAFGTAGLESADFRACQTYGPLYR, encoded by the coding sequence ATGACTGAAGCAAATGCTGCGCTCAGCCCCTGGAAGGGCGAGCTACCTAGAATTGGAATTCGGCCGACGATTGACGGGCGCCTTGGCGGTGTACGCGAGTCGCTGGAGGAGCAAACCATGGAGCAAGCTCGTTCGGTGGTCGAACTCCTGACTAAGGTGCTTCGCTACCCGAACGGCAAGCCAGTGGAGTGCGTGGTGGCAGACACTTGTATCGGTGGCGTTGCGGAAGCATCCGCGGCGGCTGAGAAGTTTCGCAAGGAAGGCGTTGCGGTTACCATCACGGTGACGCCGTGCTGGTGCTATGGCTCGGAGACGATGGACATGGATCCACACACCGTAAAAGCGATTTGGGGATTCAACGGCACGGAACGTCCCGGAGCGGTCTATCTGGCAGCCGTCTTGGCGGCTCATACGCAGAAGGGGCTGCCGGCCTTTGGCATTTACGGAAAAGACGTGCAACCGGCGGGGACCAAGGAGATCCCAGCTGACGTGGCCGAAAAGTTGCTCAACTTCGCTCGTTGCGGACTGGCAGTAGGTTTGATGAAGGGCCGCTCGTATCTCTCTATGGGAGGGACTTCGATGGGGATCGCGGGCTCCATGGTGGACAGCTCCATGTGGGAAAAGTACTTCGGCATGCGAGTGGAGGCGATCGACCTGACAGAATTTGTGGGGCGACTGCAGAAGGACCAGTTCGACCAAGAGGAATTCAAGAAGGCCAAGGCTTGGGTCGCCGAGAACTGCCCGGAGGGGAAGGATTATAACTCGGATGAAACCAAGCGTTCGCGCGAGTCGCTCGACAGCGAATGGGATGTATCCATAAAGATGGCACTGATCGCTCGCGACCTGATGGTCGGCAACCCCAAGCTGGCGGAGATGGGATTGGGCGAGCAGGCCCATGGGCACAGCGCGATCGCGGCAGGATTCCAAGGTCAACGCCAGTGGACGGATCACTTTCCTAATGGCGACTTTTTGGAAGCGATCCTCAACACGTCCTTCGACTGGAACGGCAAGCGTCCTCCCTACATCGTCGCCACGGAAAACGACGCCATGAACGGTGCGGGCATGCTGCTGGGACATCTCTTGACTAACTCGGCCCAAGTCTTCGCGGACTTGCGGACCTACTGGAGCATGGACGCGATCGCTCAGGCCAGCGGAGAGAGGTTTTCGCATGAATTGGTAGGAGACGGAATCCTGCATCTCATCAATTCCGGTCCGGCCGCCCTAGACGGTACGGGGCAGCAAGGCGATTCGGATGGGAATCCGACGATGAAGCCGTATTGGGAAATTGAGGACAGCGAAGTGGATGCCTGCTTGCAGGCGACGACTTGGCATCCTTCTGTGACGGAGTACTTTCCGGGTGGTGGTTGGAGCACTCGCTTCAAGACGCGCGGCGGCATGGCGTCCACCATGATTCGTCTGAATTTGGTCGATGGTCTGGGACCGGCCTTGCAGATTGCGGAAGGTTACTCCATCGAGTTGCCCGAAACGATTCACGATGCCTTGGACGATCGCACCAATCCGACTTGGCCGACCACTTGGTTTGCGCCGACCCTGACGGGTGAAGGGGCGTTTCGCAGCGCCTATGAAGTGATGAACAGCTGGGGCGCCAACCACTGCGTGTTGACCTGCGGACATGTGGGCCATCTCTATATCACATTGGCCTCCATGCTGCGAATTCCGGTTTACATGCATAATGTATCCGAGGAACGGATATTCCGTCCGAGTTCCTGGAAGGCCTTCGGCACTGCGGGCTTGGAGAGCGCGGACTTTCGGGCCTGCCAAACGTATGGACCGCTTTACCGTTAG